A window of Calditrichota bacterium genomic DNA:
TTGGCAGCGCCCATGCACCTTTGCACTGGCTCCTGGTGGGCCAGTCCTACCTGCAGGAGGCCAAGGAGCTGCGCAACCTGGGCAGAGCGTGGCGCGAGCCCCTCTACCATGCCATCACCACTGCGGAGGAACTTGTGCAGCGCGACTCAACCCTGGCGGATGCGCATCTTCTGCTTGCCGAGTGCCACATTCTCGAGGAGGAATGGGACCGGGCCGAGATCCGTCTGCGCAAGGCCTTGGCCCTGGACCCCACCGCTAGCCATGCGCTGGTGCTTCTCACGCGCCTGCACCGTTCTCGGTACCGGGACCTTGGTTTCGAGGACGAAGAGCAACTCTACCGGCGGGCTGTCTGGTACGACCCCTGCTCGGTGAGCGCGCGCTTGGGCCTAGTCGCCTATCTCCAGCAGTTGGGGCGACGGGCAGAAGCGCTGCAGGCGGTGGACGATGTCCTGCGCATGAATCCCTCGTCTATCCCTGGCCTGCTGGCGAAGGGGAGGATGTTGATCACATGGGAACAGAACGAGGCCGGGTTCGCCTGTTTGGAAAAGGCGGCCAGTCTGGCGCCCGACGACCCGGAAGTGCTCTTTGCCCTTGGGGTAGCTCGCTATATGACCGAAGACTATGAGGGTGCGCGACCGTTGTTTGAGCGCGCCGTTGCCGTGGGTGACCACCTTGACTCGTACCTGTACCTCGGACTGATCGCGCGGCGCCTCGGACAGCCCGAGAAAGCTCTGCCGTACCTCCAGGAGAGAGTGCGGCGCAAACGCGATGCACAGGACCGGCTGGCAGAAATCGCGCGGGAGAACATTTTCCAACTCACGCACTGAAGTGGGAAACGGGTTGGCGCAAAAGGAAATGGCTTTCCAGTTGACCTGTCGCGGCAGGGTGCTCGACTTGTCCCGACGGACGCTCATCATGGGCATCGTCAACGTCACCCCGGATAGCTTCTCCGACGGCGGGAAGTACTTCGACCCCGACCTCGCAGTCGAACACGCCGTGGAGCTGTGCCAACAAGGGGCCGATATCATCGATGTAGGCGGCGAATCCACACGGCCTGGCGCTGAGCCGGTACCCGCTGAAGAAGAGATGCGGCGCGTGGTGCCGGTCATCGAGCGCTTAGCGCGCCGGGTCACCGTGCCCATCTCGGTGGACACGTACAAGGCGTGCGTCGCCGAGGAGGCGCTTGCCGCGGGGGCAGCCATGGTCAACGACATCAGCGCCCTGCGCGCCGACCCGGACATGGTGGAGGTCGTGCGGCGCTTTGGTGCTGCTGCCGTGCTCATGCACATGCAGGGCGAACCTCGCACCATGCAGCTTGATCCCAGATACCAAGATGTCGTGGCGGACATCATCGCCTTCTTGCAGGAGAGGGCATCGGCGTGTACGGCACACGGTATTCCGCGCTCGTGCCTGATCGTCGACCCAGGGCTGGGTTTCGGCAAGACGGTTGCGCATAATTTTGAGATCATTCGGCGCTTGGCGGAGTTCAGATGCTTGCAACTGCCCCTGCTCGTGGGGCCCAGCCGGAAGTCGTTTGTGGGGGCAGTGACCGGCTTGCCGCCCGAGGAGCGGTTGGAAGGGACAGCGGCTGCGGTGGCCGCCTGTGTGCTGAATGGTGCTCACATTGTGCGCGTCCACGACGTGCAGGCCATGCGCCGCGTCGTAGCCGTGGCCGATGCCATCGCCCACAAGGAACCGGCCCATTAACAGGGCACCACTGAGCAATCGCCAGGAGTAAGAAGCCGAAGGAGATCCTGTCGTGGTACTCTTTCGCATTGGGTTCATCCCAGTCACGCTCTT
This region includes:
- a CDS encoding tetratricopeptide repeat protein is translated as MAHVVLFLRLWLLPPSRLPLLIAVVSVFLIVVLALLSSFATVLNRRMLARLLLVVALLSVVAEAVVLVRLRGPERRPYAVVLPFSPGKESPQAWALSRTLCRNLRALSGNYYVGSFESVLEAVQADSVADRTYVARFCARSGLDAAVSGELLQQGEALVWNGRLWRQGMWSDTTLPASASELARLAKDAQAWLSRKLGVEPSRAGGREVYWDVQAAHADILIRAAKFEEARRVLGSAHAPLHWLLVGQSYLQEAKELRNLGRAWREPLYHAITTAEELVQRDSTLADAHLLLAECHILEEEWDRAEIRLRKALALDPTASHALVLLTRLHRSRYRDLGFEDEEQLYRRAVWYDPCSVSARLGLVAYLQQLGRRAEALQAVDDVLRMNPSSIPGLLAKGRMLITWEQNEAGFACLEKAASLAPDDPEVLFALGVARYMTEDYEGARPLFERAVAVGDHLDSYLYLGLIARRLGQPEKALPYLQERVRRKRDAQDRLAEIARENIFQLTH
- the folP gene encoding dihydropteroate synthase, translating into MAFQLTCRGRVLDLSRRTLIMGIVNVTPDSFSDGGKYFDPDLAVEHAVELCQQGADIIDVGGESTRPGAEPVPAEEEMRRVVPVIERLARRVTVPISVDTYKACVAEEALAAGAAMVNDISALRADPDMVEVVRRFGAAAVLMHMQGEPRTMQLDPRYQDVVADIIAFLQERASACTAHGIPRSCLIVDPGLGFGKTVAHNFEIIRRLAEFRCLQLPLLVGPSRKSFVGAVTGLPPEERLEGTAAAVAACVLNGAHIVRVHDVQAMRRVVAVADAIAHKEPAH